CATTGTGGAGGGAGTTCAGGTGGAATTTCAAGAGTCACAAATTGGACTTCTGGTGTTGGTGCAAGTTGGCACTGCTGAATTTTGAGGCTTGAATGTATTCTTTTGGAGCTTTGAAGGATGGTTTAATAAGTGCTTTAATGGATCTAGTAAAAGAGGAAGGAGTCTTGGTGAAAGGTTGATATAGATTTAAGAGAGGAAGAGAATCGAAGGTAATTTTATGTTCATCTAGAACATAAGAAAGCTCGTAAAGGAAGTCTAACTTATTGAAAGTTGATTTTCGACAGGGGGCAAAGGTGTAAGTGCAAGAGGGGCAAAAAGAAGAGTATTGAGTGAGCTTGATGATTCGTCAAAGTTAGCCATAGTGAAAAGTAGAAACTCGTCCATAGGATAGTATGAGTTATGACTCTGATACTATTgggatttttattttaaatcccAACATTGatgtaaattaattatgttgggAACAATTTGAGTTTAAAAAGTTATTGCTGAAAACCAAATTAACATTTTTTAGgcatttaataatgaaaattgaaaagataAGAAGATTCAACAATTTATGAAGTAAaacttgagttttttttttttttttttttgctattcAATTTGAGATTATCTTGTGCTTTGAGCTCCATCTATGAGAGCTTATTTTAACATAAAGCATAGTATTAAACACAACATGTAAATCTGTACAAACATGCCACAACATGCATATAGATCATGAAGCAAATCCAATACAAGTGAAGGCTTAAGAAATTCCATGAAATGTTGGGTGGCAAAATAAGAAGGTAATCAAATATCCCAATAGCGCCTTCCGCAACTAATGACAAGAATTTTCTTTACTATGTCTCATCTTTACCAGAGTAATAGTGCCGGAAAACGCACGAGAAATCTTTGGTTTCATGACCATCCTGGCATAGATCTGTATAGCTGCAGAAAATAGTCAGTTCATCAGGTACAAGAAACTAAACATATTCTTTTGAGTtggtaattataataataagagGTTAGACCTTAAGAGAAGTAAAAGCCATTTTATGCCCTCTAATGGGATTTGATGATATTTCCTTGGTTTGTAACAGGCAGTGTGACATATTGTGACAAAGATAAGAAATTTGACAGATACTAAAATTATATCTAACTCCCTAAGCTTTCATGAATAATAGATAAGAAACAATGTTATCATTGTTAAATTAGCAATAACTTATGACACAAGTAAGTTGTTGAAGAATTTTAAAACCAACTTGTAATGCGTAAATTTTGTTCACTACTTCATAAGAGATGGAAGTTTCTTCTATGAATCAACATGTTTAGTTTCGAATTATGTTCTCTATTATCGAGCTCAGCAAATCTAACACTATAAACGCTATCTGTACTTAATAGATATGAACAAACAAAGTTCAATGATTTTCACTGAATAATACTGAAATCTAAAAGTTATGTGCAATAGCCAAAGCTTTGAGAAGACTTACATTTGTTGTGCTTGGTATGTAAATGGAGAGTTATGGCCGACCTCTTTGGCAGAAGTGGCAGCAAGATTTAGATCCTTAGCCTGAAATGTTCATAAAATCTTTAATTATTCTAGAGTGAAGTTGGTACCACtaatcaaattattataagaaaaacaaaaattcttATTTCTGAGTTAATCTGAACTGCAAATGAATATATTAGTTAAAAccaggtaaattgttgagagcAATATGGCCTTATGAATTGAGTTTTACACAGTATAAGAACCGCGAttcttttcttacaacaacaattAATCTTAACCACTAACCATAAGTTTAGTTGCAAAGCCACCATCATAATTCCTTGAAGAGGGCACCCCTTCCATCACTCCAGGAACAGGATTATAAGTGTCACTGTCATGCAAGATATTATGTACTTGTAAGAAGATAAAAATGAAAATCCGAAAATTTTCATAACCAAAACTTATTCTTTTTCTAAGAATGAACATTTCATTGAAAATAATCCGAGTTTGATACATCCATACAAGTTCAACAAAACTTATTAATCCACCATTCTTTTACTTAATATCCATTTCTAAATTGGGTTTCTTCTTAATGTTTCTTGATAAAGAAAAGATTGGTTAAATTCGCAAGGATATTTTTTGCTGTAGGATGTAGATCATAGTGTTTTCCAACTCCATTGGAGAGGCTTAATGGTTGTTTTCCCTTAATAAACAACAGACACCATTTGATAGCATGACCATATCTAGATTTTAGTCTACTACAAACATTAGAAGTTCAAAGAAAATTGTGATTCAGTTAAATTTGCCTTGGAATGCTCGAATGAACTCTCACAAAATAGTAGAGAAGTTGTCATATACCTACTCCAACAGCGAGCGCTTGAAGAATTGAATACTTTTGTTAGAGTGCTCGCATCGATCCCTAAAGACTGACCAAGAGAGAGGGCTTCTGAGACACCAAGCATACTAATAGCCATTGCCAAATTATTGCAAATCTTTGCCGCCTGAATAGCAAGACACCCCAATAGGTATCAAATATGTTGCAACAATTTCTTATAGGGGTATATAAATCaggcatataaatatatatattagcaATAATCTGAACCtatttattttatacaaaaaactTGAAGTTTGTATCATATGATGAAAAAGAGAGAGCACTTCAAATCTATGTCACCATGTGCGGAGTCATATTAAGCATGAACTACAATGAAACACTAAATAAAGTTGTGAATAATGTGAAACATGATGTATTTTCATGTATGACAGCTTACCGAACCATTTCCTGCTCCACCGCAGTATACTGTGTTCTTGCCCATTGAATGGAACAGGGGTTTTGCAGCCAAGTAAGCCTCCTCAGGGCCACCAACCtgcataaatatcaataatatttatttatttatttttaattattattatatatcttATATATTAGAAACAAGAACATAACTTTGGTTCCATCATGAATCTCAGGAAGCTTAGGAGGAAGATTTGCAAAGATTCAAAAGTGGCTCAACCGGTTTTGCTCTTGGTAAATAGTCTCTAATAATTCACCTAATTCTAGGAAATTGCCTCAATGTCACTAGTATCTTCATGTCCCTAGAAGTGATATTCAGGTAAAATGAAAAGGAAACTTCAGGAAATATGGAGATTTTTCCTCAAAATAAGCAAAGCCGTTGTATCTATTCCAACAAAAAGAGTCAAAAGGTGTTTTCATTGCATAGCAAAGCTCATATTTTCCTTCTTATATGACACAATGACAAAAAATGAATCATATTATACCATGAAAGTAAGTGTCCCAGCTTCTGCAGCGAGTACACCGCCAGATACAGGAGCATCCAACATTACTGGAGTCTCTTGATGACCTTCACAAATTTACTTAATCAGAGCAgtcaatcataaaaataaaaataaaaaacccaaAAGAATATATCATGCTTGCATGCATAGCAAAAAGATCAGCATAACCTTTTCTTTTTGGCATTTTCTCAGGTAATATCAGCTACTGGGTTTACCAAAGGCACCTTCAAAATTACTTTGAACCATTCTATCATTTACTACAAGGTATTTAGCTTGTCATAACACCATCCATGTttctttaattctttttctagTCCAAGAACCAATGTCATAACATAGAAGTCCAATTTTAAGTAGGCTACACTAAATTCTGATGTATCAAAACTTTCAATGAACCGTACAAGAAAATTTCGACGCAACCATATTGCAATACTTTATCTGTTCTTGATAGTTATTTCAATCTGAAATTGAGAGAAAAACCATGCACAATATTATGTCCCCGTTCCAAGCATCTTCTATTCTTTCCCAACTCATCAATAGAACATGGTAAGCTTGTTTGTTAGTAAATTAAGACTCCTCATACCATCACCATGcaattttattcctaaaatctGTCACTAAACCGAAACAAACATGTTATTCCTAATCATTTTCGAAGGAGAAATTATTAGGCCTTAATTGTTTCTGTCATGAAATAGAATTGAGTAATGCTCTTCGGCAACTTTCCCTACTTCTAGTTTCCAATGTCTTACACTCTTAGGTTGATCGTCTTGTAAAAACAATCTGTCACTGTCAGAATTGTGCCAAAGTTTTCATGCTGGACCGTCAATTTCATAAAACAAATGTACCCTAAAAATATCTTGATAAAAAATGTGTTTATGTCAGCAAAAATCTTCATCATTGTTGTAGTCTTCTACATCTAGTTTCCTATACAGCTTGGGAAATAAATAACTGAACATACAATTTGGGTAGCGTTGAATTATAacaaattagcaacataatcaGCAGATACCCTTCCAATTGAGATGTGTAACAGGCAAATGAAAACAGTATGCTTGTATTTTTAGCACTTATGATACCTTTTTTCTCCTTTAACATGCATTCAGATATGGTAAAAGAAAGCTTCCTTGATGTTTGGGGATCGATTGTAGATGAATCTATCATTAGCCACGGTCGCAAGACATTCCCACTTTGAAGCAGCCCATTAGGTCCTGTGTAAACATCAGTGACCTGCATAAAACACACAATATGACTAGTATGAAACCATAAGGTCATCCCATATTAGGGACTCCACTACTCAACCTAAAGTATTTCAAGTAACCCTCTCTTTACTGTTTAAGCAATTAGGAGAAATGGCATATGAAATTCCATCAGTATATGGAGCTTGATGAAATTAGCTACCAAGTTATGCACAAATCAACAGTTTCTAACAAGGGTATGTAATTTCGCATACAAATTAAAAAGCGGGTATGAAACCATTTATACTCACATGAGATGAAGAAGGAAGCATTGTAATTACAACATCACTGACTTCACCAATTTCAAAAGGAGTTTCCTTTGTGACAATTCCCATGTCAGAGAAGGCCTTCAAGGCATTAGAATTTCTGAACAAGAACAAAAATCTCACCTCTAAATACACAAATATACTAACAATCATTGGCatataaaaaaacaacaaaagatAATCAATCAATGAATTCAAATACATTACATGTCATGTACGGCTATTTTGTATCCGGCCTTTATTAGATTATTAGCCATTCTGAATCCCATATTTCCAAGACCTATAAATCCAACATTCTGCAATGCACCCATTAAAAATATTTACTGTGCTTCATAGTGAATGCTTTGATATATGATACACAcacacctatatatatatatatagatagataccCGTAATGTTTCATTAGAgataaaaaatacattaaaccATTATCTCAGTGGGGGGCAAAATGAAAATttagaacaagaagaagaagctttgtTTGAAAGAGTGTAAATACATCAACAAGACAGATAGTGTATTAGattcaatttatttaatatacaatAAAATACAGAAACAGCAAAGAAATAACATAAAACGATAAAACCTTGAACACggttgataaaatcagattacaaataaaacccattaaaagccaaataataacaataataatagccATGAAAATTGATCAAAAACCCAGTTGAGAATTAGGAAGATTATAGTATAGAGtgataaataagaaaaaaaaaacaaacctgAAATGGAGGAGGAGGGGGATGGAGTAGTTGAGATGAAAATCTGGGGTGTGGATGAGAGAATTGAAAGGGAAGAGAAGTAAGAGTAGAATGAAGAGAAAGCAATGATCTTGCTCTACACCACCTGCCCATGATTACTGCTTACTTAACCTCTTCTTTTCATAATCATTCACTCTACATGTCCCAAAACCAACATCTATGACTGTGATGTGATCAAATACATACAAAAAACCTTAAtgttaa
This region of Cannabis sativa cultivar Pink pepper isolate KNU-18-1 chromosome 7, ASM2916894v1, whole genome shotgun sequence genomic DNA includes:
- the LOC133039896 gene encoding probable 3-hydroxyisobutyrate dehydrogenase, mitochondrial isoform X1, with the protein product MGRWCRARSLLSLHSTLTSLPFQFSHPHPRFSSQLLHPPPPPFQNVGFIGLGNMGFRMANNLIKAGYKIAVHDINSNALKAFSDMGIVTKETPFEIGEVSDVVITMLPSSSHVTDVYTGPNGLLQSGNVLRPWLMIDSSTIDPQTSRKLSFTISECMLKEKKGHQETPVMLDAPVSGGVLAAEAGTLTFMVGGPEEAYLAAKPLFHSMGKNTVYCGGAGNGSAAKICNNLAMAISMLGVSEALSLGQSLGIDASTLTKVFNSSSARCWSSDTYNPVPGVMEGVPSSRNYDGGFATKLMAKDLNLAATSAKEVGHNSPFTYQAQQIYTDLCQDGHETKDFSCVFRHYYSGKDET
- the LOC133039896 gene encoding probable 3-hydroxyisobutyrate dehydrogenase, mitochondrial isoform X2, whose amino-acid sequence is MIVWCRARSLLSLHSTLTSLPFQFSHPHPRFSSQLLHPPPPPFQNVGFIGLGNMGFRMANNLIKAGYKIAVHDINSNALKAFSDMGIVTKETPFEIGEVSDVVITMLPSSSHVTDVYTGPNGLLQSGNVLRPWLMIDSSTIDPQTSRKLSFTISECMLKEKKGHQETPVMLDAPVSGGVLAAEAGTLTFMVGGPEEAYLAAKPLFHSMGKNTVYCGGAGNGSAAKICNNLAMAISMLGVSEALSLGQSLGIDASTLTKVFNSSSARCWSSDTYNPVPGVMEGVPSSRNYDGGFATKLMAKDLNLAATSAKEVGHNSPFTYQAQQIYTDLCQDGHETKDFSCVFRHYYSGKDET